The Trichlorobacter lovleyi SZ DNA window TTTTTCTTTGCCTGTTTTCACGCTGCCCTTCTGCGACAGCGAAGAAGATTTTATTCAGGAGGTAAAATCCCCCACCCCAAACTTGTAAAGCAAGATCCATAACTTTCCCGGCCCTTCTCTGTTTGCATTAAATTAGTCGTTGAGCGCTCTTTCCACCCAATCCAGACGATCCTGACCGAAGAACATCTCATCTCCCACGAACATGGTCGGTGCCCCAAAAACACCCCGCTCGACAGCTTCGTTGGTGGCATCGATCAGCGCCTTCTTGATTTCTGCTTGTGCTGTCGCTTCGATTATCGGTGCAGCGATAAAACCGGCCTTTTCCAGAACTTCAGTAATGACTTCCAGATCAGCCATATTCTTTTGGTCGACCCACATCGCTTCGAACATTACCTTGTTGTACTGCTCCAAGTGTTCAGTTGCTGCGGCCCACATTGCACCGCGCATAATACCGACCGTGTTCACCGGAAAGTGGGGGTTCATGACATAGGGTATTCCGTAGTGCTCAGCATGCCGGATAAAATCTTTTTGCAGGTATGCTCTTTTGGACTCCACAAGCATTGGACTTGGATTGTCTATAGCTTTGAAAACCCCGCCGAGCAACATCGGTTTGTAATTCAGGGTTGCACCTGCCTTGGTGCAGATCTTTGTCAGTTGAGTCCAGGCCATATAAGCGGTGGGGCTGCCGTAATCGTAATAAAAGTCGACCGTTTTACTCATCCTATCCTCCTATCTGAAAAGTAATCATGAAACTTACCAAGGCTCTGAATAAGGCCGGGCATCGATTTCGAAAGTCCAGGCGGTTCGGGGTTGCTGGTACAGATGCCAGTAAATTTCCGCCAGGTGGTCGGGCTGGATGATTCCGTCTTCACTTTTGGAGGCTACCAAGTCTGGGAATAGCTCTTCTGTTGAACGGTTTTCGATTAAGCCATCTACCACAACATGGCCGATGTGAATCCCTTGTGGTCCAAGTTCTCTCGCCATACTTTGAGCGAGGGCTCGAAGGGCATGTTTACCGCCAGCAAAGGCAGCAAAGCCGCTTACTCCGCGTAGACTCGCCGAGGCACCGGTAAAGAGGATTGTGCCGCTCTTTCTCGGCACCATACGCCGGGCGACTTCCCGGCCAATCAAAAACCCGGCAAAGGCACACATCTCCCAAGATTTCTGATAGACCCGTGCGGTGGTTTCCAAAATTCCAAAGCGCACATTACCGCCGACATTGAACACTGCAACCTCGATCGGCCCGATGTCCGACTCCACTTTCTCAACCAGTTCAGCAACCTGCGCCTCGTTTCTGGCATCAGAGTGTAAGCCGTAGGCTCGTGAGCCAAGAGCCTCAATTTCATCGATGAGGCCTGTCAGATCACCTCGTCGTCTTGTTGCGACGATGGCAAACCCTTCTTTGGCAAAGCGTTTGGCAATTGCAGAGCCAAGGTGATCACCTGCACCGACGATGAGAGCCACTTTTGGGCCTTTTGTCTTTGTCATTGCAACATCCTTTCCCACCGATAAAGAGTTTCACCATCCTTGTTTTTGAAGAGGTCTTGTAAAAAGTATCATTGCTTGCGTATTCCGTTGAAATCGGCCAGAAGAACTGACATGAAGGCGGCCGCCGTTCCGCTGTGAATCCGGCCAGCGTTCCGATGATTTCGGCCAGTGCCGAGAGTGGGTCTCGGGGTGGGGTTTTTATGACGTATCCTGATGACAACAGACACTACCACTTGATAAATTACCGAGTGGGAGGAAGTCATGGGCAAGCAGCAACGTTACACCCCGGAATTTCGGTCTGAAGCAGTTAAACTCGTATTAGAGCAAAATCTGTCGCTTTCAGTAGCATCCAAGCGACTGGGTATCCCAGAAGGAACGTTGGCCAGCTGGATGGCAGCTGTTAGATCTTCTTCAAAACCATCTGCTCCAGGGTCACGTTCAACACCTGATCTCTTGGCAGAGAATGCCAGGTTGAGGAAGGAGCTGGCAGAAACCCGCATGGAGCGTGATATCTTAAAAAAGGCAACGGCGTACTTTGCCAGGGAGTCGCTACCCGGTACGCGTTCATGAAAAAATGGCGACTCCACTATCCTACTGTAACTATGAGCCGTATGTTTAATGTGTCCCGTAGCGGCTTTTATGCGTGGTTAAAAAGAAACCCGTCACGGCGGACTCAGGAGGATGAGCGCCTCAAGGTTGCAATCAAGGTAGCGCATACACGTACTCGTGAGAGTTACAGCGCGAAACGGTTACAACCTGAACTGGCAGCAGATGGCTTTATTGTCGGTCGTGATCGCATCGCTCGCTTACGACGAGAATTGGGATTACGCTGCCGGCAGAAGCGCAAGTTTAAAGCAACTACGAACTCAAACCACAATCTTCCTGTGGCAGAGAACCTTCTTGATCAAACTTTTACACCAAGCGCACCAAACGAAGTATGGGTTACCGATATCACCTACATCCCAACAGGAGAAGGCTGGCTTTACCTTGCTGGAGTTAAGGATGTTTTTACACGCGAAATAGTCGGTTACGCCATGTCAAAACGAATGACGCAGGAGTTGACAGGCCGGGCTCTCTTTCGAGCGGTACAACAAAAACGACCTGCTGCCGGGTTGATTCATCATTCTGATCGCGGCAGTCAATACTGCGCTCACGATTATAGAAAGCTTCTGAAGCAGTTCAAAATGAAGACATCCATGTCACGCAAAGGAAATTGCTATGATAATGCGCCGATGGAAAGCTTCTGGGGCAGCCTCAAAAACGAACTTGTACATCATTGCCGCTATGAAACCAGAGATGAAGCAAAAGCTTCTATCCAGGAATACATTGAGATCTTTTATAACCGCCAAAGACGCCATTCCCGTCTTGGATATGTTGCACCGGCAATATTTGCACAGAATTACAACAATCAGCAGCAAGTCGCTTGAGTTGGGAGTGTCTACTGTTGACAGGACACGTCATTACTCTGTCACGGCTTCGGATTTCCGGTCAAGTGTGGATCGCTTCCGGCGCATCGATTCGCCCTTGAGTTCGATCTTGTAGGCGTTGTGCACCAGGCGGTCGAGGATGGCGTCGGCCAGGGTTGGATCCTGCATGGCATCGTACCAGGCTTTGATCGGCAGTTGGCTGGTGACGATGGTGGCTTTGCGGTCGTAGCGTTCCTCGACGATTTCCAGCAGTTCGCGCTGCTCCTCGGTGGTGAGCGGCGAGATGAGCAGGTCGTCGAGGACCAGCACCTCGCACTTGCCGATGGGGGCCATGAGTTTGTGGTAGCGGCCGTCGAGCCGGGCGACGGCAATGTCGTGCAGCAGGCGCGGCAGCCGCTGGTAGAGAACGGTGTGGCCGTCCCGGCAGGCTTTCTGGGCCAGGGCGCAGGCGAGGTAGCTCTTGCCGGCGCCGGTCGGGCCGGTGACGAGGATGTTGTGATGCTGTCTTACCCACTGGTTTTGGGCCAACGACAGGATCAGGGCGCGGTCCATGCCCCGGCCCTGACGCAGATCGAGGTCTTCGATGGAAGCGGAGAAGCGCAGTTTGGCCGTCCGGAGCCGGTTCTGCATGCGTCGGTTTTCCAGTTCGGTCATCTGGAAATCCACGATCAAACCGAAACGCTCCTCGAAGGAGAGCGATGCCATGTCCGGGCGTTGCATCTGGTCGGCAAAGGCCTTGGCCATGCCGGATAGCTTCATGACGGTGAGTTTTTCAATGGTCGGTTGGTTCAGCATGGGAGAGCCTTTCGTCGTTGTAGTAATGGGTTCCCCGGAGGTTCTCGTGGGAGACGGGCGGTAATTCCAGTTGGCTGGGTAGCGGCTTCTGGTCGAGGTTGTTCTCCAGAATCGACTTGATGCTTTTGTAACTGACGCCGCGGATGGCGAGCGCCCGGGCGCAGGCGGCCTCCAGGCGTTCCTTGGAAAAGCGCTTGCCCAGGGATATGACCCCCATGCAGGAGCGGAAGCCGTGCTCGGGGTAGGCCTTGCGCGAAAGAATCTGCTCCACGACGGCGGCCGTGGCCGCTCCGCTCTGGGCCGCCCAGGCGACGATGCGCTGCGGCGTCCACTCGGCATATTCCCGATGCGCCTTGGGCATGTGTTCCGGCAGGGTGCTGTGCTTGCCCTGTAGATACGACCGGGGATGGGAAGCCACCCGGTTCCCCCTGTGCAGACATTCGATGGTGGTCGCGGTGGCGCGGATCTCCAACTGCTCCCCCACCAGGCGATGGGGAACGCTGTAAAAATGGTGGTCCACCTCGACATGGTAATCGATATGGACCCGGGCTTTGCTCCACTGGGAGAGCTGATAGGGGGTCTCGGGCAGCGGCCGCATCGCCGGCCGGTCGAACTCTTCGAAACGACTGCGGCGACAGCCGGGGAGTTTGCGGAAGGGACGGTTATTGAGCAGCTCCAGGCGTTGCCGGATGGCGGCGTTGGCCTCCGCCAGGCTGAAGAAGGTGCGCTGGCGAAGCCCGGCCAGAATAAAGCGCTGGGCGATCAGCACGCCCCCTTCGACCTTGGCCTTGTCCTTGGGCCGGCGAACGCGGGCGGGGATGACGGCGGTGCCGTAATGGTCGGCACATTCGGCATAGGAGGGATTGAGCTGCGGCTCGTAGCGGCAGGCCTTGGTGACCCCGGAGCGCAGATTGTCCGGAACCACGCACTGGGGAACGGCCCCAAGATAGCCGAAAGCCCGGATGTGGGAGCCGATCCAGTCGGGCAGGCCCTGGGTCCAGGTCGCCTCGGCGTAGGTCAGGTTGCTGTTGCCCATGACCCCGACGAAGATCTCGGCTTCCCGGATCTCCCCCGTCGAGGCGTCCACGATGGGCAGGGTCATCCCGCTGTAGTCGACGAAAAACTTGTCACCGGCACGGTGCTCCTGACGCATGGAACGATCCAGCTTCTTGCGCCATTGCCGATAGAGTTCGCAAAACTGGCTGTACTGGTAACCGGAAGGTTCACCCTCTTTGTACTCCTGCCAGAGCAGCATCAGGGTGAGGTGTTTGTGGCTGGTCAGTTCATCGTGCAGAGATTGCCAGTCGGGCTGGTGCAGCTTGCGGGATGAAGGTGGTTGCGGCGGGGGATAGAGAAGCTTCTCAAGAGCCTCGTCGTCCAAGGCAATCGGCCAGCAAAGGCCGGCGGCGATGGCGCGGGCAATCGTATCGTTCACGGTACTCTTGCCGACACCGCAGGCTTTGGCCGTATCGCGCCGGCTCCGGT harbors:
- a CDS encoding 2-hydroxychromene-2-carboxylate isomerase, with the translated sequence MSKTVDFYYDYGSPTAYMAWTQLTKICTKAGATLNYKPMLLGGVFKAIDNPSPMLVESKRAYLQKDFIRHAEHYGIPYVMNPHFPVNTVGIMRGAMWAAATEHLEQYNKVMFEAMWVDQKNMADLEVITEVLEKAGFIAAPIIEATAQAEIKKALIDATNEAVERGVFGAPTMFVGDEMFFGQDRLDWVERALND
- a CDS encoding SDR family NAD(P)-dependent oxidoreductase, with the translated sequence MTKTKGPKVALIVGAGDHLGSAIAKRFAKEGFAIVATRRRGDLTGLIDEIEALGSRAYGLHSDARNEAQVAELVEKVESDIGPIEVAVFNVGGNVRFGILETTARVYQKSWEMCAFAGFLIGREVARRMVPRKSGTILFTGASASLRGVSGFAAFAGGKHALRALAQSMARELGPQGIHIGHVVVDGLIENRSTEELFPDLVASKSEDGIIQPDHLAEIYWHLYQQPRTAWTFEIDARPYSEPW
- a CDS encoding IS3-like element ISGlo1 family transposase (programmed frameshift); its protein translation is MGKQQRYTPEFRSEAVKLVLEQNLSLSVASKRLGIPEGTLASWMAAVRSSSKPSAPGSRSTPDLLAENARLRKELAETRMERDNLKKGNGVLCQGVATRYAFMKKWRLHYPTVTMSRMFNVSRSGFYAWLKRNPSRRTQEDERLKVAIKVAHTRTRESYSAKRLQPELAADGFIVGRDRIARLRRELGLRCRQKRKFKATTNSNHNLPVAENLLDQTFTPSAPNEVWVTDITYIPTGEGWLYLAGVKDVFTREIVGYAMSKRMTQELTGRALFRAVQQKRPAAGLIHHSDRGSQYCAHDYRKLLKQFKMKTSMSRKGNCYDNAPMESFWGSLKNELVHHCRYETRDEAKASIQEYIEIFYNRQRRHSRLGYVAPAIFAQNYNNQQQVA
- the istB gene encoding IS21-like element helper ATPase IstB, whose protein sequence is MLNQPTIEKLTVMKLSGMAKAFADQMQRPDMASLSFEERFGLIVDFQMTELENRRMQNRLRTAKLRFSASIEDLDLRQGRGMDRALILSLAQNQWVRQHHNILVTGPTGAGKSYLACALAQKACRDGHTVLYQRLPRLLHDIAVARLDGRYHKLMAPIGKCEVLVLDDLLISPLTTEEQRELLEIVEERYDRKATIVTSQLPIKAWYDAMQDPTLADAILDRLVHNAYKIELKGESMRRKRSTLDRKSEAVTE
- the istA gene encoding IS21 family transposase — translated: MRKIREILRLVWGCNRSRRDTAKACGVGKSTVNDTIARAIAAGLCWPIALDDEALEKLLYPPPQPPSSRKLHQPDWQSLHDELTSHKHLTLMLLWQEYKEGEPSGYQYSQFCELYRQWRKKLDRSMRQEHRAGDKFFVDYSGMTLPIVDASTGEIREAEIFVGVMGNSNLTYAEATWTQGLPDWIGSHIRAFGYLGAVPQCVVPDNLRSGVTKACRYEPQLNPSYAECADHYGTAVIPARVRRPKDKAKVEGGVLIAQRFILAGLRQRTFFSLAEANAAIRQRLELLNNRPFRKLPGCRRSRFEEFDRPAMRPLPETPYQLSQWSKARVHIDYHVEVDHHFYSVPHRLVGEQLEIRATATTIECLHRGNRVASHPRSYLQGKHSTLPEHMPKAHREYAEWTPQRIVAWAAQSGAATAAVVEQILSRKAYPEHGFRSCMGVISLGKRFSKERLEAACARALAIRGVSYKSIKSILENNLDQKPLPSQLELPPVSHENLRGTHYYNDERLSHAEPTDH